A genomic window from Triticum urartu cultivar G1812 chromosome 7, Tu2.1, whole genome shotgun sequence includes:
- the LOC125521454 gene encoding 40S ribosomal protein S20-like has protein sequence MATELAYAPPMKSGKLGFEGTQEVQHRIRITLSSKSVKNLEKVCSDLVKGAKEKQLKVKGPIRMPTKVLNITTRKSPCGEGTNTWDRFEMRVHKRVIDLVSSPDVVKQITSITIEPGVEVEVTISDQ, from the exons ATGGCGACGGAGCTGGCCTACGCGCCGCCCATGAAGTCGGGCAAGCTCGGGTTCGAGGGCACCCAGGAGGTGCAGCACCGCATCCGCATCACCCTCTCTTCCAAGTCCGTCAAGAACCTCGAGAAGG TGTGCTCGGATCTGGTGAAGGGCGCCAAGGAGAAGCAGCTCAAGGTCAAGGGCCCCATCCGGATGCCCACCAAGGTGCTCAACATCACCACCAGGAAGTCCCCCTGTGGAGAAG GTACCAACACCTGGGATCGGTTTGAGATGCGGGTGCACAAGAGGGTGATCGACCTCGTCAGCTCCCCAGACGTCGTCAAGCAGATCACCTCGATCACCATTGAGCCCGGCGTTGAGGTCGAAGTGACCATCAGCGACCAGTAG
- the LOC125521453 gene encoding tRNA 2'-phosphotransferase 1-like, whose amino-acid sequence MRALTAATISSPIRALLHHPSFRSPLRLPLTMNPSSSSGYRSNAAAFASTHQPRGGRGGGRRPGGRGGGGGDGGNRIDALGRLLTRVLRHMAPELRLNMRSDGYVRVRDLLRLNLETFAKVPLNSHTVDEIREAVRRDNKQRFGLLEEDGELLIRANQGHTVTTVTSESLLKPILSADEVSVCVHGTYRKNVDSILKYGLKRMARLHVHFSSGLPSDGGVISGMRSGANILIYLNVRKALQDGMKLYISDNKVILTEGFDGVVPVKYFEKIETWPGRAPIPFQR is encoded by the exons ATGAGAGCCCTCACTGCCGCTACAATCTCCTCCCCTATACGCGCCCTCCTCCACCACCCCTCCTTCCGCTCACCCCTCCGCCTCCCTCTCACCATgaacccctcctcctcctctggctACCGCTCCAATGCTGCCGCCTTTGCCTCCACGCACCAGCCGCGTGGCGGCCGTGGCGGTGGCAGGCGACCGGGTGGacgtggcggtggcggtggcgacGGCGGAAACCGCATCGACGCCCTCGGCCGCCTCTT GACGAGGGTCTTGCGGCACATGGCGCCGGAGCTGAGGCTGAACATGAGGAGCGACGGGTATGTGCGGGTCCGCGACCTGCTCCGCCTCAACCTGGAGACCTTCGCCAAGGTTCCGCTCAACTCCCACACGGTGGATGAAATCAGGGAG GCGGTCAGGCGAGACAACAAGCAGAGGTTTGGTCTGTTGGAGGAGGATGGCGAGCTGCTGATTCGAGCTAACCAGGGGCACACTGTGACA ACTGTTACATCAGAGAGCTTGTTGAAACCAATTCTATCGGCTGATGAAGTCTCAG TCTGTGTCCATGGAACTTACAGGAAAAATGTTGATTCAATATTGAAATATGGGCTTAAACGTATGGCAAGGCTACATGTACATTTCTCAAGTGGTTTACCATCAGATGGGGGAGTTATTAGTG GTATGCGGAGTGGCGCAAACATATTGATATATTTGAATGTCAGAAAGGCACTGCAAG ACGGGATGAAGCTATACATCTCAGACAACAAGGTGATACTGACAGAGGGCTTCGACGGAGTCGTCCCCGTCAAGTACTTCGAGAAGATTGAAACATGGCCAGGACGTGCACCGATACCGTTCCAGAGGTAG